A genome region from Pseudomonas anguilliseptica includes the following:
- a CDS encoding 4'-phosphopantetheinyl transferase family protein, which produces MNTAYLPSCCSPLNDHWPLPHKLPAVQLISTLFTPELLDMADFSRCTIEPVRGVAKRQAEYLAGRLCAREALLRVTGTAAVPASGEDRAPQWPVGMVGSITHGSGWAGAVVGKSTDWRGLGLDIEQIMSASRAERLAGEILTPAELFRLEALPSEQRAQRISLTFSLKESLFKALYPQVLQHFYFQDAELLSVDADNKARMRLLIDLHTDWPAGSELEGQFAEFDGYLLSLISIAR; this is translated from the coding sequence ATGAATACAGCCTACTTGCCATCCTGCTGCAGCCCGCTGAATGACCACTGGCCATTGCCGCACAAGCTGCCGGCGGTGCAGCTGATCAGCACCCTCTTTACTCCAGAGCTGCTGGATATGGCGGACTTCAGCCGCTGCACCATCGAGCCGGTGCGCGGCGTGGCTAAACGCCAGGCCGAATACCTGGCCGGCCGCCTGTGCGCGCGTGAAGCCTTGCTGCGCGTGACCGGTACAGCGGCAGTTCCAGCTTCTGGTGAAGATCGCGCGCCGCAGTGGCCAGTCGGTATGGTCGGCTCCATCACCCACGGCAGCGGCTGGGCCGGCGCCGTGGTGGGCAAAAGCACGGATTGGCGCGGCCTTGGACTGGATATCGAGCAGATCATGTCGGCCAGCCGCGCCGAACGCCTGGCCGGGGAAATTCTTACTCCAGCCGAGCTGTTCCGCCTGGAAGCCTTGCCGAGCGAGCAGCGCGCGCAACGCATCAGCCTGACCTTCTCGCTCAAGGAAAGCCTGTTCAAGGCGCTCTACCCACAGGTATTGCAGCACTTCTATTTTCAGGATGCCGAACTGCTCAGCGTCGACGCCGACAATAAGGCGCGTATGCGGTTACTGATTGACCTGCATACGGACTGGCCCGCCGGCAGTGAGCTGGAAGGCCAGTTCGCCGAGTTCGACGGTTATCTGCTGAGCCTGATCAGCATTGCACGCTGA
- a CDS encoding response regulator: protein MKLLVVEDEALLRHHLYSLLGEQGHVVDAVANAEEALYRAAEYNHDLAVIDLGLPGMSGLDLIRQLRSQDKSFPILILTARGNWQDKVEGLAAGADDYVVKPFQFEELEARLNALLRRASGFTQASIAAGPLVLDLNRKQALLEGEALQLTAYEYRILEYLMRHQQQVVAKERLIEQLYPDDEERDPNVIEVLVGRLRRKLEGQLDFKPIETVRGQGYLFSERCR from the coding sequence ATGAAACTGTTGGTCGTGGAAGATGAAGCGCTGCTGCGTCACCACCTCTATAGCCTGCTGGGCGAGCAGGGCCACGTGGTCGATGCCGTGGCCAATGCCGAAGAAGCACTGTACCGCGCTGCCGAATACAACCATGACCTGGCGGTGATCGATCTTGGCTTGCCCGGCATGAGCGGCCTGGACTTGATTCGTCAGCTGCGCAGTCAGGACAAGAGCTTCCCCATTCTGATTCTCACCGCCCGCGGCAACTGGCAGGACAAGGTCGAAGGCCTGGCCGCCGGAGCTGATGATTACGTGGTCAAACCCTTTCAATTCGAGGAGCTGGAAGCGCGCCTGAACGCCTTGCTGCGCCGTGCTTCGGGCTTTACCCAGGCGAGCATTGCCGCCGGTCCGCTCGTGCTCGACCTCAACCGCAAACAGGCGCTGCTTGAAGGCGAAGCCCTGCAACTGACGGCCTACGAGTACCGCATTCTCGAATACCTGATGCGCCACCAGCAGCAGGTGGTGGCCAAGGAGCGGCTGATTGAGCAGCTCTACCCGGATGACGAAGAGCGCGACCCCAATGTGATCGAGGTGCTGGTCGGCCGTCTGCGCCGCAAGCTCGAAGGCCAGCTGGATTTCAAACCGATTGAAACCGTGCGCGGTCAAGGCTACCTGTTTAGCGAGCGCTGCCGATGA
- a CDS encoding IS5 family transposase has protein sequence MKQMTFADAEYAGKRKQTRKELFLIEMDRVVPWKGLIALIEPHYPKGEGGRPSYPLMAMLRVHLMQNWFGYSDPAMEEALYETTILRQFAGLTLERIPDETTILNFRRLLEKHELAAGILAVINGYLGDRGLSLRQGTIVDATLINAPSSTKNKNGKRDPEMHSTKKGNQYYFGMKAHIGVDDESGLVHSVVGTAANVADVTQVDKLLHGEENMVGADAGYTGVEKRPEHEGRQVIWQVAARRSTYKKLGKRSALYKAKRKIEKAKAQVRAKVEHPFRVIKRQFGYVKTRFRGLVKNTAQLVTLFALSNLWMARRHLLTNAGEVRP, from the coding sequence ATGAAGCAGATGACCTTCGCCGACGCCGAGTATGCCGGCAAGCGCAAGCAGACCCGCAAAGAATTGTTCCTGATCGAGATGGATCGGGTAGTGCCATGGAAAGGGTTGATCGCTTTGATCGAGCCGCATTATCCAAAGGGTGAAGGCGGCCGACCGTCCTATCCGCTGATGGCGATGCTGCGAGTGCATCTGATGCAAAACTGGTTCGGTTACAGCGATCCGGCGATGGAAGAGGCGCTGTACGAGACCACCATCCTACGCCAGTTTGCCGGGCTGACTCTGGAGCGCATTCCTGACGAAACCACCATCCTCAACTTCCGCCGCTTGCTGGAAAAACACGAACTGGCTGCCGGCATCCTGGCCGTGATCAATGGCTACCTGGGTGACCGTGGTTTGTCGCTGCGCCAAGGCACCATCGTCGATGCCACGCTGATCAACGCGCCGAGTTCAACCAAGAACAAGAACGGTAAGCGTGACCCTGAGATGCACTCAACCAAGAAAGGCAATCAGTATTACTTCGGCATGAAGGCGCACATCGGGGTGGATGACGAGTCTGGCTTGGTGCACAGCGTGGTGGGTACTGCCGCCAACGTGGCGGATGTCACCCAGGTCGATAAGCTGCTGCACGGCGAGGAAAACATGGTGGGGGCCGATGCCGGATATACCGGTGTCGAGAAGCGCCCCGAGCATGAGGGCCGTCAAGTGATCTGGCAGGTTGCAGCACGGCGTAGCACTTACAAGAAACTCGGTAAGCGCAGCGCGCTGTACAAAGCCAAGCGCAAAATCGAGAAGGCCAAGGCCCAAGTGCGAGCCAAGGTCGAGCATCCGTTTCGGGTGATCAAGCGTCAGTTCGGTTATGTGAAGACGCGCTTCCGTGGCCTGGTCAAAAACACGGCGCAACTGGTGACTTTATTCGCGCTGTCAAATCTGTGGATGGCGCGCCGACATTTACTGACGAATGCAGGAGAGGTGCGCCCGTAA
- the tnpC gene encoding IS66 family transposase, translating to MISVPETLPDDPAALKQLLAEVLSSAQELAKDKDGQIERLREQNALLIQRLFGRKSEQSSDPDSPQLEMFNEAESLAEAAAEAPAAEVEEEVVAPTKRRGKRKPLPAELPRVEVIHELPEHELTCECGCRKQAIGEETSEQLEIIPMQVQVIRHIRKTYACKACESAPVTADKPAQLIEKSLASPSVLAMLLTSKYADGIPLYRFEKMLSRHGIDIPRQTLARWVIQCGELLQPLLNLMRDRLLDSPVIHCDETRVQVLKEPGRDPSSHSWMWVQTGGPPGKPVILFDYTTSRAQEVPLRLLDGYRGYLMTDDYAGYNAVAAQQGVERLACWAHARRKFVEAQKVQPKGKTGRADIALGMINKLYGIERELKDASDEQRYRGRQQHSLPLLDQLKTWLEKTQPQVTAQNALGKAVNYLASNWSRLERYIEAGHLPIDNNAAERAIRPFVIGRKNWLFSDTPKGATASAQLYSLVETAKTNGQEPYAWLRHVLERLPLANSVEAYEALLPWNCQPTTPL from the coding sequence ATGATTTCTGTGCCCGAAACCCTTCCTGATGACCCCGCCGCGCTCAAGCAATTGCTCGCTGAGGTGTTGTCGTCGGCGCAGGAATTGGCCAAGGACAAGGATGGGCAGATCGAGCGCCTGCGCGAACAAAACGCGCTGTTGATCCAGCGCCTGTTCGGCCGTAAATCCGAGCAGAGCAGCGACCCGGATTCACCGCAGCTAGAGATGTTCAACGAAGCGGAAAGCCTGGCCGAAGCGGCGGCTGAAGCTCCGGCCGCTGAGGTCGAGGAAGAAGTCGTTGCGCCGACCAAGCGCCGCGGCAAGCGCAAGCCGTTACCGGCCGAACTACCGCGTGTCGAGGTCATCCACGAACTGCCCGAACACGAACTGACCTGCGAATGCGGTTGCCGCAAGCAGGCCATCGGCGAAGAAACCAGCGAGCAGCTGGAAATCATCCCGATGCAGGTTCAGGTGATCCGCCACATTCGCAAGACCTATGCCTGCAAGGCCTGCGAAAGCGCGCCGGTCACCGCTGACAAACCGGCCCAACTGATCGAGAAAAGCCTGGCCAGCCCGAGCGTGCTGGCGATGCTGCTGACCAGCAAATACGCCGACGGCATCCCACTGTATCGCTTCGAAAAGATGCTCAGTCGCCATGGCATCGACATCCCCCGGCAGACCCTGGCGCGCTGGGTGATCCAGTGCGGCGAACTGCTACAACCGTTGCTCAACCTGATGCGCGACAGGCTGCTGGACAGTCCGGTGATCCACTGCGATGAAACCCGCGTGCAGGTGCTCAAGGAGCCTGGGCGCGATCCGAGCAGCCACTCCTGGATGTGGGTGCAGACCGGTGGCCCGCCTGGCAAACCGGTGATCCTCTTCGACTACACAACCAGCCGCGCGCAGGAGGTGCCGCTGCGCCTGCTCGACGGTTATCGCGGCTACCTGATGACCGACGATTACGCCGGCTACAACGCCGTGGCCGCACAACAAGGTGTTGAGCGCCTGGCCTGCTGGGCGCATGCGCGGCGCAAGTTCGTCGAAGCGCAAAAGGTGCAACCGAAGGGCAAAACCGGGCGTGCCGACATCGCGTTGGGGATGATCAACAAGCTCTACGGCATCGAGCGCGAACTTAAGGATGCCAGCGATGAACAGCGCTACCGGGGCCGCCAGCAGCACAGCCTACCGCTCCTCGATCAGCTCAAGACCTGGCTGGAGAAAACCCAGCCGCAGGTCACGGCGCAGAATGCCCTGGGCAAAGCAGTGAACTACCTGGCGAGCAACTGGAGCCGACTCGAACGCTACATCGAGGCTGGCCACCTGCCGATCGATAACAACGCTGCCGAGCGCGCGATCCGGCCCTTCGTCATAGGTCGCAAGAACTGGCTGTTCAGCGACACGCCGAAAGGCGCGACCGCCAGCGCCCAACTCTACAGCCTGGTGGAAACCGCCAAGACCAATGGCCAGGAGCCCTACGCCTGGCTGCGCCATGTCCTCGAACGCCTGCCGCTGGCCAACAGCGTTGAAGCCTACGAAGCGCTGCTGCCTTGGAACTGCCAACCAACGACGCCACTGTAA
- a CDS encoding IS110 family transposase: MKRIAVDLAKSVYQVAESVRSGQVVQRKRLNREAFRRYIQEQTEPVEWVMEACGTAHYWGRVAQALGHSIKLIHPRYVRPYRRRNKTDRNDCDAMLEAARCKDIYPVPVKTHEQQQVQQLHGLRETWKKSRTQRINLLRGILREAGIEAPVATAAFIRAAHELVERPEVAPLSHQLHIVLAEINLHEQCVAKCEQQLKRWHADDEVVRKLDEVSGIGLLTASALKNAVGKPERFASGRQLSAWLGLTPREFSSGDRRKLGHISRQGNVYVRTLLIHGSRAALLAAQRCQARSPEKLTQLQRWAVETAARIGHNKAAVALANKLVRICWAVWCHERRFSGNWQSLKPA; this comes from the coding sequence ATGAAACGAATTGCGGTTGATCTGGCCAAGTCCGTTTACCAAGTTGCCGAGAGTGTCCGTTCCGGCCAGGTGGTGCAGCGCAAGCGGCTGAACCGAGAGGCGTTCAGGCGATATATACAGGAGCAAACTGAGCCGGTCGAGTGGGTGATGGAGGCTTGCGGCACGGCCCATTACTGGGGGCGCGTGGCACAGGCACTGGGCCATTCGATAAAGCTGATCCACCCGCGCTATGTACGCCCGTATCGACGCCGCAACAAAACCGACCGTAATGACTGTGATGCGATGCTGGAGGCCGCGCGCTGCAAGGATATCTATCCGGTGCCGGTGAAAACCCATGAGCAACAACAGGTGCAGCAACTGCACGGGCTGCGCGAAACCTGGAAGAAAAGCCGTACCCAGCGGATCAACCTGCTGCGCGGCATCCTGCGCGAAGCGGGTATCGAAGCCCCGGTCGCCACCGCCGCGTTTATCCGTGCGGCCCACGAGTTGGTTGAGCGCCCAGAAGTCGCCCCCTTGAGCCATCAACTGCATATCGTCCTTGCGGAAATCAACCTGCACGAACAGTGCGTGGCCAAGTGTGAGCAGCAACTCAAACGCTGGCACGCCGACGATGAAGTGGTGCGCAAACTCGATGAAGTCAGCGGTATTGGCCTGCTGACCGCCAGCGCCCTGAAAAACGCAGTCGGCAAGCCCGAGCGCTTTGCCAGTGGTCGTCAACTCAGCGCCTGGCTGGGCCTGACACCACGCGAATTCAGTAGCGGCGACCGGCGCAAGTTGGGTCACATCAGCCGACAGGGCAACGTCTATGTGCGCACCTTGTTAATCCACGGCTCGCGAGCGGCCTTGCTGGCAGCACAGCGCTGTCAGGCTCGCTCACCGGAAAAACTGACCCAATTGCAACGCTGGGCCGTCGAGACGGCAGCCCGTATCGGCCACAACAAAGCGGCTGTAGCCCTGGCCAACAAGTTGGTCAGGATTTGCTGGGCCGTGTGGTGCCATGAGCGGCGTTTCAGTGGTAACTGGCAAAGCCTAAAGCCCGCCTGA
- a CDS encoding alpha/beta hydrolase, whose amino-acid sequence MNDFVVSARRVKQAAFDAEPGPSHMLLVPADVDEPIPKHGRMGETWVKAWVQQLLAKAIWGTDERTGAERGDILVYVHGYNNSAPEVLKRHRQLQSDLKALGWKGVVVSFDWPSDNKTVGYLEDRHDAKLSAMQLVTDLIALLAAKQTPDCAVNTHILAHSMGTYVVREAFDDADDARLENNSWMISQLCFIGSDVSASSLSQGHASSDSLYRHCTRLTNYFSFGDSVLKLSNVKRAGVAPRAGRVGLPDNAPDSTVDIDCTAYHQQLLSDKALQARDQPHKFLGSEDHSWYIGNRVFTRDLFETLKGDLDRSIIAARRPIPGSRRLSLVGK is encoded by the coding sequence ATGAACGACTTTGTAGTCAGCGCCCGCCGTGTAAAACAAGCCGCGTTCGATGCCGAACCCGGCCCTTCACATATGCTGCTGGTGCCTGCGGATGTCGACGAGCCCATCCCCAAACACGGGCGCATGGGCGAAACCTGGGTCAAGGCCTGGGTGCAGCAGTTGCTGGCCAAGGCCATCTGGGGCACGGATGAGCGCACCGGCGCCGAGCGTGGAGACATCCTGGTCTACGTGCATGGCTACAACAACAGCGCACCTGAAGTGCTCAAGCGCCATCGCCAGTTGCAGAGCGACCTCAAGGCGTTGGGCTGGAAAGGCGTTGTGGTGTCGTTCGACTGGCCCAGCGACAACAAGACCGTTGGCTATCTGGAAGACCGTCACGACGCCAAGCTCAGTGCGATGCAGCTGGTTACCGACCTGATTGCCCTGCTGGCCGCCAAGCAGACTCCGGATTGCGCGGTAAACACGCATATTCTCGCCCATTCAATGGGCACCTACGTGGTGCGCGAAGCCTTCGACGACGCCGACGACGCACGCTTGGAAAACAACAGCTGGATGATCAGCCAACTGTGCTTTATCGGCTCCGATGTCTCGGCCTCGTCGTTGAGCCAGGGGCATGCCAGCAGCGATTCGCTGTACCGTCACTGCACGCGTCTGACCAACTACTTCAGCTTTGGCGACAGCGTGCTGAAACTGTCCAACGTCAAACGCGCCGGCGTAGCGCCACGCGCAGGTCGGGTGGGCCTGCCGGATAATGCGCCGGACTCGACAGTCGATATTGACTGCACCGCCTACCACCAGCAGCTGCTCAGCGATAAAGCCCTGCAAGCCCGCGACCAACCGCATAAGTTTCTCGGCAGCGAGGACCACTCCTGGTACATCGGCAACCGCGTATTCACCCGCGACCTGTTCGAAACCCTCAAGGGCGACCTGGATCGCAGCATCATAGCCGCGCGCAGACCGATACCAGGCAGCAGACGTTTAAGCCTGGTGGGCAAATAG
- a CDS encoding ATP-binding protein translates to MSEAELSKPGAGRRGESLRLRLMLGTAVLAVLFMLALLPALRGAFVIALEQSIEKRLASDAAGLVTAARNEQGRLSMPDKLPAEEFDTLEAKLLGFIYDRQGKLVWQSRSSLDESVSYRPRYDGSGHEFVRITDAHGREFFVYDVEIDLLRGQSAAFSVVTMQPASDYQAMYDGFMGRLYLWLGGALLVLLGLLWFGLTWGFRSLRGLSAELDQVEAGTRAGLSEEHPRELLRLTGSLNRLLESERQQRERYRHSLDDLAHSLKTPLAVLQSVAEVIDKQPQNHEQSQVLQQQIERMSQQIGYQLQRASLRKSGLIRHSTHLAPLLDTLCGALDKVYRDKQVQILRDFASEQHLPMERGALLELLGNLLENAYRLCLGQVRVSVRQQGSVLELCVEDDGPGVPADQRERILRRGERLDAQHPGQGIGTAVVKDIIESYDGELLLEDSALGGASFRVRLSD, encoded by the coding sequence ATGAGTGAGGCCGAACTGAGTAAACCGGGCGCGGGCCGTCGCGGCGAATCCTTGCGCTTGCGTCTGATGCTCGGCACAGCGGTATTGGCTGTGCTGTTTATGCTGGCACTGCTGCCGGCCTTGCGCGGCGCTTTTGTCATCGCCCTGGAGCAGTCCATCGAAAAGCGCCTGGCTTCGGACGCCGCCGGGCTGGTTACTGCCGCGCGTAACGAGCAAGGCCGATTGAGCATGCCGGACAAACTGCCAGCAGAGGAATTCGACACGCTGGAAGCCAAGCTGCTGGGCTTTATTTATGACCGCCAGGGCAAACTGGTCTGGCAGTCACGTTCCTCCCTGGACGAAAGCGTCAGCTACCGCCCACGCTACGATGGCAGTGGCCACGAATTTGTGCGCATCACCGATGCTCATGGCCGCGAGTTCTTCGTCTATGACGTGGAAATCGACCTGCTGCGCGGGCAGAGCGCGGCCTTCAGTGTGGTGACCATGCAGCCGGCCAGCGATTACCAGGCCATGTACGACGGTTTTATGGGCCGGCTCTACCTCTGGCTCGGCGGCGCGCTGCTGGTGTTGCTCGGGCTGCTGTGGTTCGGCCTGACCTGGGGCTTTCGCAGCCTGCGCGGGCTTAGCGCCGAGCTGGATCAGGTGGAGGCGGGTACCCGCGCCGGCCTGAGTGAGGAGCACCCACGCGAGTTGTTGCGCCTGACCGGCTCGCTCAACCGCCTGCTGGAAAGTGAACGCCAGCAACGCGAACGCTACCGACATTCCCTGGACGACCTGGCGCACAGTCTGAAAACCCCCTTGGCCGTGCTGCAAAGCGTGGCCGAGGTGATCGACAAGCAGCCGCAGAACCATGAGCAGTCACAGGTGCTGCAGCAGCAGATTGAGCGCATGAGTCAGCAGATCGGCTATCAGCTACAACGCGCCAGCCTGCGCAAAAGCGGCTTGATCCGTCATAGCACACACCTGGCGCCTTTACTCGATACGCTCTGCGGTGCGCTGGACAAGGTCTACCGCGACAAGCAGGTGCAGATACTGCGCGATTTCGCCAGCGAGCAGCACCTGCCAATGGAGCGCGGCGCGCTGCTGGAGCTGCTCGGCAACCTGCTGGAAAACGCCTACCGCCTATGTCTTGGCCAGGTGCGTGTGAGCGTGCGTCAGCAGGGCAGTGTGCTCGAACTCTGCGTCGAAGACGACGGCCCCGGGGTGCCGGCTGATCAGCGTGAGCGCATTCTGCGCCGTGGTGAGCGGCTGGATGCCCAGCATCCGGGGCAGGGCATCGGTACCGCTGTGGTCAAGGACATCATCGAAAGCTACGACGGAGAGTTGCTGCTAGAGGATTCGGCGTTGGGTGGCGCTAGTTTTCGTGTACGGCTGAGCGATTGA
- a CDS encoding IS5 family transposase, protein MKQMTFADAEYAGKRKQTRKELFLIEMDQVVPWKGLNALIEPYYPKGEGGRPAYPLMAMLRVHLMQNWFGYSDPAMEEALYETTILRQFAGFNLERIPDETTILNFRRLLEKHELAAGILAVINGYLGDRGLSLRQGTIVDATLIKAPSSTKNKDGKRDPEMHQTKKGNQYYFGMKAHIGVDDESGLVHSVVGTAANVADVTQVDKLLHGAENAVCADAGYTGVEKRTEHDGREVIWQIAARRSTYKKLGKRSALYKAKRKIEKAKAQVRAKVEHPFRVIKRQFGYVKTRFRGLAKNTAQLVTLFALSNLWVARRHLLANAGEVRL, encoded by the coding sequence ATGAAACAGATGACCTTCGCCGATGCCGAATACGCCGGCAAGCGCAAACAGACCCGCAAAGAGCTGTTTCTGATCGAGATGGATCAGGTGGTGCCGTGGAAGGGTTTGAACGCACTGATCGAACCGTATTACCCCAAGGGTGAAGGCGGTCGGCCGGCCTATCCGCTGATGGCGATGCTACGTGTGCACCTGATGCAGAACTGGTTCGGCTACAGCGATCCTGCGATGGAAGAGGCGCTGTACGAGACCACCATCCTGCGTCAGTTCGCCGGGTTCAATCTGGAGCGCATTCCCGACGAAACCACCATCCTCAACTTCCGTCGCCTGCTGGAGAAACATGAACTGGCGGCTGGCATTCTGGCGGTGATCAATGGCTATCTGGGTGACCGGGGCCTGTCGTTACGCCAAGGCACCATCGTCGATGCCACACTGATCAAAGCGCCGAGTTCGACCAAGAACAAGGACGGCAAACGCGATCCAGAAATGCACCAGACCAAGAAAGGCAACCAGTACTACTTCGGCATGAAGGCCCACATCGGTGTGGATGACGAGTCGGGCCTGGTGCACAGCGTGGTAGGCACGGCGGCCAACGTGGCGGATGTCACCCAGGTCGACAAACTGTTGCACGGCGCGGAGAACGCAGTCTGCGCCGATGCCGGTTATACCGGTGTCGAGAAGCGTACCGAGCATGATGGGCGTGAGGTGATCTGGCAGATCGCGGCACGCCGCAGCACCTACAAAAAACTGGGCAAGCGCAGCGCTTTATACAAAGCCAAGCGCAAGATCGAGAAGGCCAAGGCGCAGGTTCGGGCCAAGGTCGAACACCCGTTCCGAGTGATCAAGCGGCAGTTCGGTTATGTGAAGACGCGCTTCCGTGGTCTGGCGAAGAACACGGCGCAACTGGTGACACTGTTCGCGCTGTCGAACCTGTGGGTGGCGCGCCGACATTTGCTGGCCAATGCAGGAGAGGTGCGCCTGTAA
- a CDS encoding outer membrane beta-barrel protein, with protein MNRTLSKLALATSLTFAAAAANAGDNFVGLTWGQTDNNIQKSSALNSNLNNPKLDKVINDTGTWGVRAGQVSETNRYYMTYENVSDTDSGNKLRQQNLLGSYDVFLPIGDYNTKLFGGATAGLVKLEQESKGFKRDSDIGYALGLQAGILQDINQNASIEAGYRYLRTNASTEMAPHGAGKVGSLDLHSSGQLYLGANYKF; from the coding sequence ATGAACCGCACTCTTAGCAAACTGGCCCTGGCAACTTCCCTGACCTTCGCGGCGGCTGCGGCCAATGCCGGCGACAACTTTGTTGGCCTGACCTGGGGCCAGACCGACAACAACATTCAGAAATCCAGCGCGCTCAACAGCAACCTGAACAATCCCAAGCTCGACAAGGTGATCAACGACACGGGCACCTGGGGCGTGCGAGCTGGTCAGGTCAGCGAGACAAACCGTTACTACATGACCTACGAAAATGTCTCGGATACCGACAGCGGCAACAAGCTGCGTCAGCAGAACCTGCTGGGCAGCTACGATGTGTTCCTGCCGATTGGTGACTACAACACCAAACTGTTCGGTGGTGCTACCGCCGGCCTGGTCAAGCTGGAGCAGGAGAGCAAAGGCTTTAAGCGTGACAGCGATATTGGTTATGCCCTCGGCCTGCAGGCTGGCATTCTTCAGGACATCAACCAGAATGCCTCGATTGAAGCCGGTTACCGCTACCTGCGCACCAATGCCAGCACTGAAATGGCACCACACGGTGCAGGCAAAGTCGGCTCATTGGACCTGCACAGCAGCGGCCAGCTGTACCTGGGTGCCAACTACAAGTTTTAA
- a CDS encoding GGDEF domain-containing protein has product MADTDGLTQLYNRRSFDLLLQRALQEAKREQMRIALIMLDLDHFKAYNDCYGHPAGDLALQRIAAVLAKHPRRDLDFAARLGGEEFALVLRNPDSTYLASTCESIRRKICEELAIEHQKNPAQVMTASLGASFSNASDTTATLYQRADLALYRAKASGRNRVEID; this is encoded by the coding sequence ATGGCCGATACCGACGGTCTGACCCAGCTCTACAATCGCCGCAGTTTTGACCTGTTGTTACAGCGTGCTTTGCAGGAAGCCAAGCGTGAGCAAATGCGCATTGCATTGATCATGCTCGATCTCGACCACTTCAAGGCTTACAACGATTGTTATGGTCATCCGGCCGGAGACCTTGCCTTGCAGCGCATTGCCGCTGTGCTGGCCAAGCATCCGCGCCGTGATCTGGACTTTGCCGCGCGTTTGGGTGGTGAGGAGTTCGCCCTGGTGCTGCGTAACCCTGATAGCACCTACCTGGCCAGTACCTGCGAAAGCATCCGCCGTAAAATCTGCGAAGAATTGGCAATTGAGCACCAGAAAAACCCCGCGCAGGTGATGACCGCTAGCCTCGGTGCGAGCTTCAGCAATGCCAGCGACACGACCGCCACTCTCTACCAGCGCGCGGATCTGGCGCTGTATCGAGCCAAGGCAAGTGGCCGAAATCGTGTGGAAATCGATTAA
- the tnpB gene encoding IS66 family insertion sequence element accessory protein TnpB (TnpB, as the term is used for proteins encoded by IS66 family insertion elements, is considered an accessory protein, since TnpC, encoded by a neighboring gene, is a DDE family transposase.), whose amino-acid sequence MLSSNFFLEPAVMMRPDAKVEKVYLYPKPVDFRKSIDGLAALVELDIKVAVFDPVLFVFLNRARSRVKILYWERNGFCLWLKRLEAERFKSHPEPGEDAIVLTAQELNWLLDGIDLWRNRPHQVLTPRFVT is encoded by the coding sequence ATGCTGAGCTCCAATTTCTTTCTGGAGCCAGCCGTCATGATGCGCCCCGACGCCAAAGTCGAAAAAGTCTATCTATACCCCAAGCCGGTGGATTTCCGAAAATCCATCGATGGCCTGGCCGCCCTGGTCGAGCTGGATATCAAGGTGGCGGTGTTCGACCCGGTGCTGTTCGTCTTCCTCAACCGCGCGCGCAGCCGGGTGAAGATTTTGTATTGGGAGCGCAACGGCTTTTGCCTGTGGCTCAAGCGATTGGAGGCTGAACGCTTCAAGTCGCATCCGGAACCTGGCGAAGATGCGATCGTGCTGACGGCCCAGGAGTTGAACTGGTTGTTGGACGGTATCGACCTGTGGCGCAACCGGCCGCACCAGGTTTTGACCCCTAGGTTCGTCACCTGA